The following are encoded together in the Vigna angularis cultivar LongXiaoDou No.4 chromosome 9, ASM1680809v1, whole genome shotgun sequence genome:
- the LOC108346258 gene encoding putative UDP-rhamnose:rhamnosyltransferase 1, protein MAEQREKLHVVLFPWLAFGHIGPFFELARLIAQKGHKISFISTPRNIHRLPKVPENLQPLVDLIELPLPRVDKLPENAEATMDIPHHLIPYLKLAFDGLQQPLAKFLERCKPDWIIYDFAPYWLPPISSKLGISNIFFCIFGASAIYFFLLKTTDFLEEHYETNESGVSDLFRVLETCNGAQVTATRTCIEIEGEPLKLFESIYSKPVIPIGLLPPSLQFSEDNNDENWDSILKWLDKQEEASVMYVAFGSEVTLSDEEFTEISMGIEMSGFPFFWVLKKQNTSKVELQDLVVNNSGKGLVWRRWAPQMRILAHKSVGAFLSPSGWSSVIESLQVGCPLVMLPFQAGQFVSARLMEEKRVGVKVQRSERDGRFTRESVANALRSVMLEKTYRNEAEEISKIFGDKELHQKYADEFVEYMEIHRPTIKD, encoded by the coding sequence ATGGCGGAGCAGCGTGAGAAACTTCACGTTGTGCTGTTTCCATGGCTAGCATTTGGTCACATTGGTCCATTTTTTGAGCTTGCAAGACTCATAGCTCAAAAGGGTCAcaaaatttctttcatttccacACCTAGAAATATCCATCGCCTACCCAAAGTGCCTGAAAACTTGCAACCTTTGGTGGATCTGATAGAACTGCCACTGCCCCGTGTTGACAAACTCCCAGAAAATGCAGAGGCCACAATGGACATTCCTCATCACCTCATTCCATACCTGAAGCTGGCTTTTGATGGTCTTCAACAACCTTTGGCCAAATTTCTGGAGAGATGCAAACCAGATTGGATAATATACGACTTTGCACCGTATTGGTTGCCGCCAATATCTTCTAAGCTAGGAATCTCAAACAtctttttctgtatttttggtGCATCTGCTATCTATTTTTTTCTCCTAAAGACCACAGATTTCCTTGAAGAACATTACGAGACAAATGAATCGGGGGTTTCAGACCTGTTTCGAGTCCTTGAAACTTGTAATGGTGCTCAAGTTACTGCTACAAGAACCTGCATAGAGATTGAAGGTGAGCCTCTCAAATTGTTCGAAAGCATATATAGTAAACCAGTGATTCCAATTGGTTTATTGCCACCTTCACTACAGTTCAGTGAAGACAATAATGATGAAAACTGGGATAGCATTCTTAAATGGTTAGACAAACAGGAAGAAGCGTCAGTGATGTATGTAGCTTTTGGAAGTGAAGTGACACTAAGCGATGAAGAGTTTACTGAAATTAGTATGGGAATAGAAATGTCTGGTTTTCCCTTTTTTTGGGTTCTTAAAAAGCAAAACACATCTAAGGTTGAGTTGCAGGATTTGGTTGTGAATAACTCAGGAAAGGGTTTGGTGTGGAGAAGATGGGCACCACAGATGAGGATTTTAGCACACAAGTCTGTTGGGGCATTCCTTAGTCCCTCTGGTTGGAGTTCAGTTATAGAGAGTCTTCAAGTTGGTTGTCCACTTGTTATGTTGCCCTTCCAAGCTGGTCAATTTGTAAGTGCTAGGCTTATGGAGGAGAAAAGGGTAGGTGTCAAAGTACAGAGAAGTGAGCGTGATGGAAGGTTCACCAGGGAATCGGTTGCCAATGCATTGAGATCAGTGATGTTGGAAAAAACTTATAGAAATGAAGCAGAGgaaataagtaaaatatttgGGGACAAAGAACTTCACCAAAAATATGCAGATGAGTTTGTTGAATATATGGAAATCCATAGGCCTACCATAAAGGATTAG